One Spirochaetota bacterium genomic window, AGCGCTGAGCATGTTGTTAAAGTCATGAGCTATTCCCCCTGCAAATATGCTCAATGATTCATATTTTGCACTCTTGATGAGTTCTTCTTCATAACGAACTATATCTGTTATATCACGTATATCAACAATACAGCCATCAATTTTATTGGCAATAAATAACGGTGTGCATACTATGTGGGTGTGATAATTATCCCCGTTATTTCGTATAATAGTATTTCGGAAAAGTGCAACTGGTTTGCCGTGAGATAAAACCTGTGTCACAGGATCGTCATATACAGTATTTGTTATTGCATTAACTATTGTACAATGTTCTCTGAACGGTTTACCTATTACGTCATTTTGAAGTCCAAAGAGTTTGAGAGCAGCGTCATTAATGCTTGTAATAATTCCTTTCTCATCAGTTACTACTATTCCATCAGATATAGACACAAGTATGGCCTGCAGGCGTGCTGTTTCCTTTTGGAGATTTATATTGCTTACCATTAATTCCTGTTGTGTGTGTTCAAGCTCCTCATTGATGGCAGTAAGTTCTTCATTCATTGCTTCTAATTCTTCGTTGGTTGCAGATAATTCTTCATACTGGCGTTGTATCTTGTCCTCTGCTTTTTTTGCAGTTACTATCCCCAGTTTATGAATTGAAAATATCAGGTATGAAATAACTGCAACAAATGTCAATGCAATGCTTGAGTCCATAAAATATTCAACTGCTTCCCAACGTTCTAATCCTAAATGGAAACGTGAATACAACGTAAAGATGATGAGTAAAACCATATTTGCAAAATAGTAAAACCATATTCCCCTGCGGCGCTCAATGAAAAGCAGTGGTGTGTATACCAAACTTGCTGCAATCAGCACTATGCTATCTAAACGCTGTAATACCTGACCCTTTTCAAAGAACATAACAATCCACAATGCTATTTGCACACTTGCAAATGATACATTTGCTGCAATTTGAAATTTACCTTTTCGTAACAGTGTTAATGAAATCAGTGCCGTTAAAACTCCACCTGCAAAAGGCAACAGGATAGCAGGGTCAGTAGTGCCATGGGCAATAAAATAAATCCCCATAATGATTGCAAGAAATATTAACGAAAAATTAAATACCAATGCAGCCCATGCTTTAAGCTGCAGCACAATGTCTTTATCTTTGTATGATTGCAAAAAATAGCTGTCAGGCAAATTCATGTCGCTCCCTCAATCCATATAACGGCAATTTGTGGGTAAAACATAATAATTTTGCACAATATATAGTTTACTGTTTCATATAACAGGAAAAAATAAAGGCATTTTTCAGCTACCATTTTTTTAAAGAAATACAAAACTTTAGTTGACTAAATAAATGTATAGTATATTTTTGGAATCAGAGTATACTGTATGGAGGTTGAATTTTGAGGTACGTATGTGTATACAGCTAATCCATTGTACATTGCTGCCACTGAAGGCGCCCTTGTATCTTATGGCAATCAAGGCTGGTTTTCCATCGCCGGCGGATGACTACGTTGAAAAAACGCTGGATTTGAACGAGCACCTTATTCGCCATCCGGCGGCCACATTCTTTGTGCGCGTTTCGGGTGATTCAATGGCACCGCTGATTAATCACGGCGATATTCTGGTGGTGGACAGGGCTCTGACCCCATCAAGTGGTAGCATAGTCATTGCAGCAGTAAACGGCGAGCTTACCGTAAAGCGCCTGCTGTTACAAAACGGCATTCCTATGTTGGTACCCGACAATGACAGCTATGAGCCTGTTGCTCTGACCCCAGAGGCGGATTGCACGCTGTGGGGAGTGGTCATTCACATTATCCGAACGGTGGTATGAGCATGTGGTATGCGCTGGTTGACTGCAATAACTTCTACGCCTCATGCGAAAAGGTGTGTAATCCTGCGCTTGCACACCGCCCGGTAGTAGTGCTGTCAAATAACGATGGCAATGTCATTGCGCGCTGTCCACAGGCAAAAGCGCTTGGTATTGAAATGGGCGCGCCGTTTCACAAGTGCAAAGGCCTCATTGCGCGTCACAATGTGGCAGTGTTTTCGTAAAACTATGGGCTGTATGGTGACATGTCTCGCCGTGTTATGGATACATTGTCAACATGTGCGCCGTATGTGGAGGTGTACTCTATTGATGAAGCCTTTATACTCTGTGATGTCCCTTTTGCAGAGGCAGAGGACTACGCGCGTTCTGTTAAGCAAAAGGTGCTGCAGTGGACTGGTATTCCGGTTTCGGTGGGGATGGGTGCCACCAAGACGCTAGCAAAGCTTGCAAACCACATTGCAAAAAAGCGCACACAAAATGGCGTGTTTGTGTTGGGGGGCGATAGTTACTGTGAATCGTTGCTGGCAAGTATTGATGTTGAAGAGGTATGGGGCATAGGGCGGTGTCTTGCACAGATGTTGCGCGCACATGGCATATTCACTGTATGGCAACTGATACACGCCGATGACAGCTTCATAAAAAAGAAGATGACAGTGGTGGGGCTTAGAACCGTCTATGAGCTGCGTGGCATCCCCTGCATTGGATGGGAAGATGTACCTCCGCCAAAGATGGCAATCGTAAGCTCGCGTTCGTTTGGCAGACCTGTAGACAATGCAGATGAACTTTTGCAGGCGGCAGCACACTACAGCGCCATTGCTACAGATAAGCTGCGACGCCAGCAGAGCGCTGCAGGTGCGGTTACTGTGTTTGTGTCAACCAACCCGTTTAAGGATGAGCCACAATACAGCAGCAGTGCCACAGTTGTTCTTGATATGCACACGGCGTATACACCGGACATCATTACAGCAGCGCACACTGCGTTGCGTACAATTTACCGGCAGGGGTATCGTTATAAAAAAGTGGGCATTATGCTTACGGATATAGTTCCTTCACAGGAGCTATCGCCCACGCTTTTTTTGCACATGCCAGGCTACCAAAAGCGCTCCCAACTTATGCAGGCAGTTGACAGCGTTAACCGTGAACATGGCCGCGGTACAGTGTATTTTGCCTCAGAGGGTGTGGTGCGGCCGTGGTCAATGAAACGGCGATATCTTTCGCCGCGCTATACTACGCACTGGGATGAGATACCTGTTGTTACGTGATGTCGTGATACACCTGGTTTTTGCCATTTTTCTTTGCGGTGTACATTAATGTATCAGCTCGTGAAATGGCAGTGGTAATGTGTTCATTCTCATGGAGCAAGGTGGCACCACACGAAGCAGTCACAGTTACAGTAGTGCCATTGTATTCAAGAAATGCATTTGCAATCAGCGTACAAAGCTTGGTGGCGATAGTTACTGCTGATTGATGGCTTTCAATAAATAACACAACAATAAATTCCTCACCACCCCAGCGTGCAACAATATCGTATGTCCTTACGTTATGTAATAATGTGTGTGCAACAGTTTTGAGAACTGCATCGCCACAGTCATGACCATAAATGTCGTTAAGTTTTTTGAAATTATCAACGTCAAAAAAAAGTATAGCAGTAGATGGTTTTGATACCTTCATTTCTAAATAACGTGGATAATAGATACTTTCAAAGCCTCTTCGGTTAAACACACCTGTTAAGGGATCTATCAACGCTAATTTGACAAGATCCTGTTTTATCTTCTGTTGAAGAAACAACATAGGATAAAAGATCTCAATGGCTCCTATTTGTGCTCCATTTGCATACCAGGGTATTCCCTTAACATGTACAAGTAGCCGGTAGCCTTCTTTATGATGAAGGTAAACATCGGTTTCAACAGTTTGCGCATTATTAATAGATAATAGCATTGGACATGAATAATGGCACAGTTGCTTGCCTTCCATGTCTATATGGCGAAGTATGTTTTCACTGCATGATTTGCCAATAACTTCGTCTGCAGTAAAGCCTGTGATAGATTCGGCGGCTTTATTCCAGAATAAAATTTTTCTGTTTTTATCAAGTATATAAATTCCATCATTTAGCGAATCTAGCAGTGATTGGGTGTATTCATCAATATTCATAGCTTTACTATCTCTTTTAAAATTTGAATTATTTACAAAATTAGTACATTATTCTGATAATATATTATTGTATCATAGTCAAAACTATAGATCAAGTTTTTCAAACCAGTGAAAATGACTTTACAATTATGCATTCATTTTTTATTGACATTATATATTGTCTATACATATCGTAAATGTGAAGGTAGGGTAAACATCTATTATTCATTGTGAGCGCATCCCTCTCAATATACTTGAATATTTTGAAGCAGTAACAGAAGTATATATAATGATAATAATGTGGTCTTTGCAAATCTTTTTGGTGAGTTAACAAAGCGCATCACATAATTTCATATAGAAAGTTACGAACGCCTCAAATGTATTCAGATACATTCAAAGTAGTGCACTAAAATATCATTAGATCATATTAATTATTTGATATAATGAGCACAATGGCTAAATTAAGGAACATAATTGTTTTATTCATCACTATGAACATGTAGATTCAGAAATGGTTATCACAATGATAAAGAAATACCTTAATATCTTTTTGCATCATAAAGAAGCACTTGGTAACTATATCAAAACAAAGTATATAATTAATACATAAGGAATACTATTATGATTGATGCATCGGCACTGTTTATATTTACTACTATTGGTTCAGTTTTTGTATGGATTGTGCTATTATTTAAGGTAGTGATGAGCCCTTTTAGCGAAAAAACAAAGTTAAAGCTTGTAGGAGTTTTATTAATCATTGCCCTCTGTTATATCCTCATCCCGTCGTGGGTTGTTAAAGCATTTGCGCTCCAGGGTTATGGAGTTCCTGCTGCAATAGTAAGTTCGCTATTTTTAGGGCAGGTTATTCTGTATTTTCTTATAAACGCTGCAATTAAGCGGTTTGGAAAATTAAAACAGTAAATCTATTAAAGCGATAAATATGCAATGAAAATAACCGTAAAATTAACCACTGGTTAATAATAGTAATGAACCAGTCAAATTAACCACAGACGAGTAGTCATACCAAATGCAATAATAAAGCAAGAAAAGTTTTTTGTGTGCTGAATAAACGACATATGATGTTCGTGTGGTGTTATTTGTAATGGGTGTACGTTACACACTTTTGATTTGATTTTTCACATATCCTAAAGCAATATTCCAGCGCCTTTCATGTGCTACTTCGCAGTGCTACTGTAAATCTATGGGTATTACAATGCCTGTATATTGCTCCAAGAATCGGTTCTACCATCTTCTTGCAGACTGCTGTAAACATTGTGTTCTCATACCATTGCCCCGGCATGGAGCGTTCAATGACCAATACGTGATACATATACTCAAGTGCTACCTTTGGCACTAGTGTTGTGCCACCTCAAGTGCTTACAAAAATTTTCCTGTGTACATGCGCAAAACATCCCACCACCTGCTATTATGTGCAGCAATGGTTGCATCACAGGCTCCATAGCCATCTGTTTACACATACACACTGTAGCCTACCAACAACTTCAGTGATACTTCTTTGCTTGTGGAGACCAATGCAACGGTATTCCATCACTGTACTTGGATATTATAACATATGCTATCGAGTACTCAGTTACTTGACTACCCAGCAACAGTAGCTTAGGCTATCGCGCAACAATTATTTCCTTGCACCTTTTTTCAAGAAAAGTTTGGTACCTGCACAGCTTTTATTCTAGCGCTGCATCACTGTTTGTGTACAGGGGCTAGTATTGTATCAAGCTCTTTATAATTCCTTGCCCTATGCATAGTAGCAGCTTTATGCAACAGGAGCACTCTTTTCTTTATCACGTATATGGTTATACTACTTTCTCTATGGGTAAACTGCTGAAAAATTTTTCTTGATTGAAGAAAAAAATGTAAATACTAAACAAAGTAATCAAAACTGCCATTGAATTTTCAAATTAAAATCTCATGATAGTATCACACAATAGCAATCTATCATGACCTCATACATATTAAATTTGTGTTTAGTGAGCCATTCATTTTTTGCTTTAATTAAAAGCATATCAACTTTCTCAAGTATTTGTGCATTATACACAGCCTCCTCATCGGGAGTACAGCGAAGTATATGCATGATATCATCCATACGTTCACTGTCGTATAAAATTTTTCCTTTTCCATCAAATAGAACAGGATAGTGGCGGTTCTTACATTTAAAAAGCACATAGAGCATTATTGATTCTTTTAGTGTAGACAGCTTTATGCTACGGATTCCCGATGGAAATCGTAATATTTCTTTTTTCAGTAATTCATCACATTGTGCAATATCATCAACAAAACTTGAAGAATGGAGATTGTCAGCTCTCTCAATGAATTGCAGAACCTCATCTAAATTAAGCTCATGGTCGCCAAAAAGTGCTATGGATTTTGCTAAATGGACCATTTCGTAATCCTTACCGCCTTCAGCTACTAGTACCGGTATATCGGCAAATGAACGTATTTCATTATTGCGTGTAAGCAATCTATCCTTCCAGCGTACAGCATGATACACACTATTACTTTTCATTGTAGAAGGTATAAAATTAAATACATACACTTCACGTGGCTGGTGCCAAGGCCGTAGTATACGACCCATTCGCTGAGCAAGTGTTAAGACAGTCCATGGCAAATCAAAGTTTATTAAAATACGTGCATCCTGAAAGTTAAATCCCTCAGACATTGCCCCAGTTGCAACTAATATTTGAACTTCGTCACCGTTTCTTTCCTCGTCTTCATCAATATAGTCAACCTTATTTGCTATTGGTGCAAATCGCTGAATAATTGCTTCAATTTTATTAGGATCGACATCAACAGTAGTTTCTACATTCACTAAAGGCATTATTTTTTTTATTGCCTCATTAACATACCGGGCTGTTTCTCGGAAGTGACAAAAAACCACTATTTTTTCATTGTTAAAGCGCTGTATGAGTTCAACTAATTTATTAATCTTGTCATCTTTTTCGTAAAGCATTGATTGTAGTTGCTGTCGCATTCTAATTGCAAAAGAGCTTAATTCCTTTTGATTGTGGAATCGTATCTTTTCAAATCCACCTTCGTATGAAAGCTTATTCAAAAGCTCATCAAGCTGCTTTAATGATGAACATGCTTGGTGTACAATTTGAGCTTCCCAGAGAGGATCTCGTATGCCTTCATTATCATCAAACAGATTATTGTTGTCATTGGTACTTCTTCTGTATAAAAGATTTCCTTCAAGCAACTGTTGCAGGATGCTATCGCCCTGATTCATATACTCAATAGTTTGAAAATGCAGTGTATGCGGAAAGTAACGCTTTTCATTATTTAAGAAAAGTACATAACGGTTTCCTTCATCATCAACCGAGCTATAATGTTTTACCACTGTGGGTGCAGTGAGTACCACAACAGGTGGAAGCTCTGGTAACTCTGATGGAGTTGTAATACT contains:
- a CDS encoding diguanylate cyclase, translating into MNIDEYTQSLLDSLNDGIYILDKNRKILFWNKAAESITGFTADEVIGKSCSENILRHIDMEGKQLCHYSCPMLLSINNAQTVETDVYLHHKEGYRLLVHVKGIPWYANGAQIGAIEIFYPMLFLQQKIKQDLVKLALIDPLTGVFNRRGFESIYYPRYLEMKVSKPSTAILFFDVDNFKKLNDIYGHDCGDAVLKTVAHTLLHNVRTYDIVARWGGEEFIVVLFIESHQSAVTIATKLCTLIANAFLEYNGTTVTVTASCGATLLHENEHITTAISRADTLMYTAKKNGKNQVYHDIT
- the umuD gene encoding translesion error-prone DNA polymerase V autoproteolytic subunit encodes the protein MAIKAGFPSPADDYVEKTLDLNEHLIRHPAATFFVRVSGDSMAPLINHGDILVVDRALTPSSGSIVIAAVNGELTVKRLLLQNGIPMLVPDNDSYEPVALTPEADCTLWGVVIHIIRTVV
- a CDS encoding ATP-binding protein gives rise to the protein MNLPDSYFLQSYKDKDIVLQLKAWAALVFNFSLIFLAIIMGIYFIAHGTTDPAILLPFAGGVLTALISLTLLRKGKFQIAANVSFASVQIALWIVMFFEKGQVLQRLDSIVLIAASLVYTPLLFIERRRGIWFYYFANMVLLIIFTLYSRFHLGLERWEAVEYFMDSSIALTFVAVISYLIFSIHKLGIVTAKKAEDKIQRQYEELSATNEELEAMNEELTAINEELEHTQQELMVSNINLQKETARLQAILVSISDGIVVTDEKGIITSINDAALKLFGLQNDVIGKPFREHCTIVNAITNTVYDDPVTQVLSHGKPVALFRNTIIRNNGDNYHTHIVCTPLFIANKIDGCIVDIRDITDIVRYEEELIKSAKYESLSIFAGGIAHDFNNMLSAILGNISIIEQLSPDNERIMKATARAQKAILKARDLTTQLLAFSKGGAPVKTSTSLINIIKDTAEFVLSGSSIQCTFDIADDLYNALVDPTQISQVIHNIILNARQAMRQQGSITITAKNVTIDDHQLPIKGKYVQISIQDTGHGIPAEIMPYIFDPFFTTRDDGHGLGLSIAYSIVKKHEGHITVESSKQGTCFTIYLPIAESASDSSVELSHFSCNPSRMHVLIMDDDTLISESLSEMLSLLGCSILTVTNGDEALAASKQAAQSNNPFTIAILDLTIKGGRGAIDIINQIKQIMPQCKCIATTGYTNEPILSDYKNYGFDAVLRKPFSLDELTQVISSLIQ
- a CDS encoding helicase-related protein, coding for MENKMLNRFFGSGMALQCIHNALKDAKVVRIATAYFEPSGYNLLRTLLKGKDVRLLVGRNEGVELKIESIVDQFIEDLAASDIEDKTQFIEELCEALKAGYFTINLNIQPEVVYTTLSPRFLYQHAKLYIADIHRVVVTSANFTYSGLIMSREAGVVVEDIEDVIYFVNKFDEYFNQGQPIAQELLEKLQDILKLYSPYVIYIRSLLLLYEIPNEELSGKLPPLTGYQKPIVSRLLRTIEEHNGSYLVASTGLGKTVMAAHIAAYLAMNKSINSVIVLCPAGLKRMWRRILRAARVSSEEFSYYILSLDDFRKSIDVAHLLQELSHIDENTLIILDESHHMRNIGSTENIRLSHQRILDAVYKRNAKILLMTATPYSTSVDDINTQLKLLPPKKEQGLYGINNIQWSITTPSELPELPPVVVLTAPTVVKHYSSVDDEGNRYVLFLNNEKRYFPHTLHFQTIEYMNQGDSILQQLLEGNLLYRRSTNDNNNLFDDNEGIRDPLWEAQIVHQACSSLKQLDELLNKLSYEGGFEKIRFHNQKELSSFAIRMRQQLQSMLYEKDDKINKLVELIQRFNNEKIVVFCHFRETARYVNEAIKKIMPLVNVETTVDVDPNKIEAIIQRFAPIANKVDYIDEDEERNGDEVQILVATGAMSEGFNFQDARILINFDLPWTVLTLAQRMGRILRPWHQPREVYVFNFIPSTMKSNSVYHAVRWKDRLLTRNNEIRSFADIPVLVAEGGKDYEMVHLAKSIALFGDHELNLDEVLQFIERADNLHSSSFVDDIAQCDELLKKEILRFPSGIRSIKLSTLKESIMLYVLFKCKNRHYPVLFDGKGKILYDSERMDDIMHILRCTPDEEAVYNAQILEKVDMLLIKAKNEWLTKHKFNMYEVMIDCYCVILS
- a CDS encoding DUF4113 domain-containing protein, whose product is MQAVDSVNREHGRGTVYFASEGVVRPWSMKRRYLSPRYTTHWDEIPVVT